In one window of Candidatus Scalindua sp. DNA:
- a CDS encoding cupin domain-containing protein, producing MIKSYCFAYLLKGFTLYLLFLLLAGGCRTLDTPAEFVDSLRSPTSFPDLFFPMVKDVDEIIQGNELLEAETVKITPMGKNKSASIHIVQIREGAEMGFYSHNLHDELVYVHKGGGIIELNNTRYKMKEGMVLIIPRKTWHKLINTGEGSLATLSFFSPPFNNEDIKVLKETKIARKKKKTIYDKAMKKDEKSGGEESEGKKKWLGLWDTKDENASVEEGGQPIDEVEEQKILVLTDEGKRRIAEVQEKMKEKEKVLLEKMIIGERIKVLQKLKVEGLISQEEFELKRDEIINESK from the coding sequence TTGATAAAATCATACTGTTTCGCATATTTATTGAAAGGATTTACGTTATACCTGCTTTTTCTTTTATTAGCCGGCGGCTGCAGGACGCTGGATACACCTGCTGAATTTGTTGATTCGTTAAGGAGCCCCACCTCTTTTCCTGACCTGTTTTTCCCAATGGTAAAAGATGTAGATGAAATAATACAGGGGAATGAACTTCTAGAGGCTGAAACTGTTAAGATTACCCCCATGGGTAAGAATAAAAGTGCGAGTATCCATATCGTCCAGATTCGAGAGGGAGCTGAGATGGGTTTCTATTCGCATAACTTACATGATGAGCTGGTGTATGTTCATAAGGGCGGAGGCATAATAGAGCTTAATAATACGCGTTACAAGATGAAAGAAGGTATGGTGCTGATAATACCCAGGAAAACCTGGCACAAGTTGATTAATACGGGAGAAGGTTCTCTCGCCACGCTCTCTTTTTTTTCTCCTCCATTTAATAATGAAGATATCAAGGTCCTGAAAGAAACTAAAATAGCAAGGAAAAAGAAAAAAACTATTTATGACAAGGCCATGAAAAAGGATGAAAAATCAGGGGGAGAGGAATCAGAAGGGAAGAAAAAATGGCTGGGTTTGTGGGATACAAAAGATGAGAACGCCAGCGTGGAAGAGGGTGGACAACCTATTGATGAAGTTGAAGAGCAGAAGATACTGGTATTGACGGATGAAGGAAAGCGAAGGATTGCGGAAGTTCAGGAGAAAATGAAAGAAAAGGAAAAGGTATTGCTTGAAAAAATGATTATTGGTGAAAGGATCAAGGTTTTACAGAAATTAAAGGTTGAGGGACTGATCAGTCAGGAAGAGTTTGAATTGAAAAGAGACGAGATAATTAATGAGAGCAAATAG
- the surE gene encoding 5'/3'-nucleotidase SurE — translation MEILLTNDDGIYSPGILLLKQALLSIGSVTVVAPDVQQSGVGHSITFSHPLRVRDVHLDSEFVGYGIDGSPADCVKIGVRQIMKEQPDLLVAGINIGANVGINVLYSGTVAAAIEGAVLGIPAVAVSLEISELPPDVKGAADIAGEMIRHIVTREIPRGTLLNVNIPLIPKKEIKGVRITKQYSGDFHEHYERRTDPRGSAYYWLAGTGWPEEEVTGTDMHALKGGYISITPLKYDLTDNGFFKELESWDMEL, via the coding sequence ATGGAAATCCTTTTGACAAATGATGATGGTATTTATTCTCCCGGTATCCTGTTGCTGAAACAAGCGCTGTTGTCTATCGGTTCCGTGACTGTTGTCGCGCCTGATGTTCAACAAAGCGGTGTCGGACATTCAATAACATTCAGCCATCCGTTACGGGTACGGGATGTTCACCTCGATAGTGAATTTGTTGGTTACGGGATTGATGGTTCACCCGCAGATTGCGTAAAGATTGGAGTCCGGCAAATCATGAAGGAACAACCTGATTTATTGGTTGCGGGTATAAATATTGGCGCGAATGTTGGTATTAATGTCTTGTATTCAGGAACGGTTGCAGCTGCGATCGAGGGTGCAGTCCTGGGTATTCCTGCTGTTGCAGTCTCGTTGGAAATTTCGGAATTGCCGCCGGATGTTAAGGGTGCTGCTGATATTGCAGGGGAGATGATTCGGCACATAGTTACGAGAGAGATTCCCAGAGGTACCCTGCTCAATGTTAATATTCCGCTTATTCCCAAGAAGGAGATTAAGGGGGTAAGGATTACGAAACAGTATTCGGGTGATTTTCATGAACATTATGAACGGCGTACCGACCCGCGTGGGTCTGCTTATTATTGGTTGGCGGGAACAGGCTGGCCGGAAGAAGAGGTTACCGGTACGGATATGCATGCACTGAAGGGGGGATACATCTCGATTACTCCGCTGAAGTACGATTTGACTGACAATGGATTTTTTAAGGAATTAGAGAGCTGGGATATGGAACTTTGA
- a CDS encoding lamin tail domain-containing protein, whose product MEKTVGYVKNEEGYILIIIVGVFTILSLMAITFATLSRIETKATRNYSDSIKCEAAARAGLEHALYILRQDKFGDDDIAYNSDNGDENYDWSGETWMPGGSDFSGTDYDNDGDGTNDSKWIYFPATVSTNDVRLPGKLRGRYAILITDDREARININVTGNKAGIGNAHTSDEGWSTFEIDLSSVILQVSGTATAITSDIIGTRQGSDLKPGTSTVNDNSGITPDPQTDGVDNDGDWNSAVHDTNNNGIPDSGETNVDEADEAVDEPTEFNPIYPPGDDRPFSLLSEAEIMGTSTFTSRLETICNSRGVSQSDQASLNEWFTTCSADTIVTPPYQLDGGTATTMLNMNFLITNEGAYTDTVTYNSDKKVEMITDMLESGGITGSSGTSGYVERHQLAVNTKDFIDSDTVVTLYSDGTDTYYGIERTPYINEVEAEVNVVTAGGLGKFIELFNPYDTAIDITNWTITGTSMPAVTLNGTINAQDYYVIADDSAAYATFAYEGGTPPDQTDLNINLLTPAGEVLTLADTSGTVQKTHYGQADNTTNTRQLNDPRPTPLTDTDGTPNVNASIPWRWTTSLETAGEENGSFDPAVGGDGWENTTPTWPLSFPAANRIFSNKGYLGFIHTGRQWQSFNVDQFITYPSVLEYLTITDPSMDGIDNDGDGDSDSSDTGSQSGDINGKEYRIPGLINVNTAPSEVLQSLPNIDSTIASAIESSADKPFTGIGDFVADITQITGTGNKWDREKRFRSISNLITTRSNVFTVYVTAQVTNDSETDIFSERKILAIVDRSLDPIKIRYFRWITK is encoded by the coding sequence ATGGAAAAAACTGTTGGATACGTAAAAAATGAGGAAGGATATATCCTGATCATTATCGTTGGAGTTTTTACCATCCTTTCACTGATGGCGATTACCTTTGCCACCCTGTCAAGAATAGAAACCAAGGCAACGAGAAATTACTCTGACTCGATAAAATGTGAGGCTGCTGCAAGAGCAGGCCTCGAACATGCATTGTATATCCTCCGGCAAGATAAATTTGGAGACGACGATATTGCATATAACAGCGATAACGGTGATGAAAACTATGACTGGTCAGGCGAAACCTGGATGCCCGGCGGTAGTGATTTCTCTGGTACAGATTATGATAACGATGGAGACGGCACAAACGACTCGAAATGGATATACTTTCCGGCCACCGTATCGACAAACGACGTCAGACTTCCAGGAAAACTGCGTGGCAGATATGCCATATTAATAACGGATGACAGAGAGGCCCGGATTAATATAAATGTCACAGGGAACAAGGCTGGAATCGGCAATGCGCACACCTCTGATGAAGGATGGTCTACATTTGAGATTGATCTATCCAGCGTGATCTTACAGGTAAGTGGTACCGCCACGGCTATAACGAGCGACATTATCGGTACAAGACAAGGAAGCGACCTGAAGCCGGGAACCAGTACCGTAAATGACAATTCCGGGATAACTCCTGATCCTCAGACAGATGGTGTTGATAACGATGGAGATTGGAATTCCGCAGTACACGACACCAACAATAATGGAATACCGGATTCAGGTGAAACCAATGTTGATGAAGCAGATGAAGCTGTGGATGAACCAACCGAATTCAATCCGATTTATCCACCTGGTGATGATAGACCGTTCAGTCTCCTTTCAGAAGCTGAAATCATGGGTACCTCAACATTCACAAGCAGACTCGAAACAATTTGCAACAGTAGAGGTGTCTCACAAAGTGACCAGGCTTCTCTCAATGAGTGGTTCACGACCTGTTCTGCTGACACCATCGTTACGCCACCGTATCAACTCGACGGCGGGACAGCTACAACCATGTTAAACATGAATTTCCTTATAACAAATGAAGGTGCATACACCGATACGGTTACGTACAATTCAGATAAAAAAGTAGAGATGATCACAGACATGCTGGAATCAGGGGGCATAACCGGGTCGTCAGGTACATCAGGTTATGTTGAACGTCATCAGCTGGCAGTCAACACAAAGGATTTCATTGATTCTGACACTGTTGTAACTCTATATTCTGATGGCACAGATACATACTACGGTATTGAAAGAACTCCATACATAAACGAGGTAGAGGCAGAAGTAAACGTTGTTACAGCAGGTGGCTTGGGTAAATTTATCGAATTATTTAACCCATACGATACGGCTATTGACATAACAAACTGGACAATTACGGGCACATCCATGCCTGCTGTTACACTGAATGGAACGATTAATGCTCAAGACTACTATGTTATTGCAGATGATTCAGCTGCATATGCAACTTTTGCTTATGAAGGCGGAACTCCTCCAGATCAAACTGACCTCAATATTAATTTGCTCACACCCGCAGGTGAAGTTTTAACCTTGGCAGATACAAGTGGCACTGTTCAGAAGACACATTACGGTCAGGCTGATAATACCACGAACACGAGACAGTTAAATGATCCAAGGCCAACACCATTAACAGACACAGATGGAACACCCAACGTAAATGCATCAATACCGTGGCGCTGGACGACATCACTGGAAACAGCAGGTGAGGAAAATGGTAGTTTTGATCCTGCTGTTGGCGGTGATGGCTGGGAAAATACCACACCGACCTGGCCATTGAGTTTTCCTGCAGCGAACAGGATATTTTCAAATAAAGGGTATCTGGGCTTTATCCATACCGGAAGGCAGTGGCAGAGTTTTAACGTTGATCAATTTATTACCTATCCGAGCGTACTGGAATACCTTACCATTACAGATCCATCAATGGACGGTATTGATAATGATGGAGATGGTGACAGTGATTCATCGGATACCGGTTCACAGAGTGGTGATATAAACGGGAAAGAGTATCGTATTCCCGGTTTGATAAATGTCAATACCGCGCCCTCGGAGGTGTTGCAATCGCTCCCAAATATAGATTCCACCATAGCCAGTGCAATTGAAAGCAGCGCAGACAAACCATTTACGGGCATAGGTGATTTCGTTGCTGATATTACTCAAATTACCGGTACCGGCAATAAGTGGGACAGGGAAAAGAGATTCCGGTCCATCTCAAATCTCATTACGACACGTTCCAACGTCTTTACGGTCTATGTTACTGCTCAGGTTACCAATGATTCAGAAACCGACATCTTCTCTGAAAGAAAAATTTTAGCAATTGTTGACCGCTCTCTCGATCCGATTAAGATCAGGTACTTCAGATGGATAACGAAATAA
- a CDS encoding prepilin-type N-terminal cleavage/methylation domain-containing protein: MNKEIPPEKKYHLKDSAFTLVELIVAVSLASIIILITVTLFNQASTVFSESDACNEVYQNARSVFDIMKRDLSGSTLNANYGLFKSSDNIDPNDYLAISAKGGSDILTLLSSTPNHEGKPIALITYFLTTGNILNKAEITLESTLNTDMSGFDPDTATGFELGFNVDTLQFKYLDTDGSWKNSWDSTTKRYLPAAVEVTITISDMRNRYSRIFTRIHSIP; the protein is encoded by the coding sequence ATGAATAAGGAAATTCCACCAGAGAAAAAGTATCATTTAAAAGATTCCGCCTTCACACTGGTAGAACTGATTGTAGCGGTATCTTTAGCTTCAATAATTATCCTCATTACGGTAACGCTGTTTAATCAGGCAAGCACCGTCTTCTCAGAATCTGATGCGTGCAACGAGGTATATCAAAACGCCAGATCGGTTTTTGACATCATGAAAAGAGACCTTTCCGGTTCAACCTTAAATGCAAATTATGGATTGTTCAAATCATCTGACAATATTGATCCAAATGACTACCTTGCGATCAGTGCAAAAGGGGGCAGCGACATACTCACTCTCCTATCAAGTACTCCCAATCATGAGGGGAAACCCATTGCCTTAATTACCTATTTCCTGACCACCGGCAATATCCTGAACAAAGCAGAGATTACTCTTGAGAGTACACTTAATACTGATATGTCAGGTTTTGATCCTGATACGGCAACGGGTTTCGAGCTTGGATTCAATGTTGATACATTGCAATTTAAGTACCTCGACACTGATGGATCATGGAAAAACTCATGGGACAGTACCACGAAAAGATATTTACCTGCTGCTGTAGAAGTAACCATAACCATCTCTGACATGCGCAACAGGTACTCAAGGATATTTACAAGGATACATTCGATACCGTAA
- a CDS encoding type II secretion system GspH family protein: MRRKFSISAIRLKSERLQHSQSGFTLIEIGIAIFILGVVFTGILAIFPIGIESTKRIVRHSNASILSELALSELRAADVVGIVGTMTAGQAYTYPDISNINKDRLFEDSSGNRVFAQYSWQAVLKSIKTTDTNLIRAQIAIFFNVTPSEFGTGTADFTQGSTNVPYTTPLPPQLTSKQYIREDNEAFWSRIDTIDTDTSTIILEGPFSGTSGAGLAFTTTDDIIDIYETMLAKH, encoded by the coding sequence ATGAGAAGAAAATTTTCTATTTCAGCAATACGTCTAAAATCAGAACGGCTTCAACACTCTCAATCAGGTTTCACCCTGATTGAAATTGGAATAGCCATTTTCATACTTGGTGTGGTGTTTACCGGTATCCTGGCTATATTTCCGATTGGAATTGAGTCTACAAAGAGGATAGTCCGGCATTCCAATGCCTCTATCCTGAGTGAATTAGCATTGTCGGAACTCAGAGCAGCTGATGTTGTTGGAATTGTCGGAACGATGACTGCCGGCCAGGCTTATACGTATCCGGATATAAGCAATATAAATAAAGATAGACTTTTTGAAGACTCCTCCGGGAACAGAGTATTTGCTCAATATTCATGGCAGGCTGTTTTAAAAAGCATCAAAACTACTGACACAAACCTGATCAGGGCACAAATTGCCATATTTTTCAACGTTACCCCATCTGAATTTGGAACAGGAACCGCTGACTTCACACAAGGCAGTACAAATGTACCGTATACGACACCATTGCCACCACAACTCACTTCTAAACAATACATACGGGAAGATAATGAAGCCTTCTGGTCCAGAATAGATACGATAGACACAGACACTTCAACCATTATATTAGAAGGACCATTTTCGGGAACCTCTGGAGCAGGCCTTGCATTTACCACGACAGACGATATTATTGACATCTACGAAACCATGCTGGCAAAACATTAA
- a CDS encoding prepilin-type N-terminal cleavage/methylation domain-containing protein: protein MKSLTDTRYGFTLVEMLVVIAIIVLVGVITVPAITPFLKGQSLSKGARIVQARALAARTMAINSRKTRLLVFDSTYSRLLIKDENNSELGREEFLPDSIEFDTGSGTWTTGTSTVNFDPNGSADFSAFGTDTITIKNRQGNSKNLRIISYTGQISGN from the coding sequence TTGAAATCACTCACAGATACCAGATACGGTTTCACACTCGTAGAAATGCTTGTCGTAATTGCAATCATTGTTTTGGTAGGTGTGATAACCGTGCCAGCAATAACACCTTTCCTGAAAGGGCAAAGTTTGAGTAAAGGTGCACGCATCGTTCAAGCAAGAGCCCTGGCTGCCAGAACAATGGCTATTAATTCCAGAAAAACACGACTGCTTGTTTTCGACTCAACATACTCCAGGCTGTTAATCAAAGATGAAAATAACAGTGAATTAGGAAGAGAAGAGTTCCTTCCAGATAGTATAGAATTTGATACGGGTTCAGGGACATGGACTACGGGAACCAGCACCGTTAACTTTGATCCGAATGGTTCTGCAGACTTTTCGGCCTTTGGTACAGATACGATTACTATTAAAAACAGGCAGGGAAACTCAAAAAATCTGAGAATAATCAGCTATACGGGGCAAATTTCAGGTAATTAG
- a CDS encoding type II secretion system protein GspG — translation MTLQTGKNGFTLTELLVVISIILVITASVLTVVPRLSKNTQIKATRTMIDRLEMAIEHYYSDNRSYPSGDIANLKSLLQPSGTALRQYIELHDDTVSGDTIVDYWGNPLVYVSPGNQNTGSYDLYSPGPDGISTTSGSDIDDINNWNR, via the coding sequence ATGACATTACAAACTGGTAAAAATGGATTTACCCTGACAGAACTTCTGGTAGTTATCAGCATAATCCTCGTAATTACCGCATCCGTTTTGACGGTGGTTCCCCGTTTGAGTAAAAACACCCAGATAAAGGCCACCAGAACAATGATCGATCGCCTGGAAATGGCGATTGAACACTATTACAGTGATAACAGATCCTATCCTTCCGGGGATATAGCAAATCTCAAGTCTCTGCTGCAACCATCCGGTACCGCCTTAAGACAGTATATCGAATTACATGATGATACAGTAAGCGGTGATACGATTGTTGATTATTGGGGTAACCCTCTCGTATATGTTTCTCCTGGAAATCAGAATACCGGTTCATACGACCTGTATTCTCCAGGCCCGGACGGTATATCGACAACTTCCGGAAGTGATATTGACGACATAAACAACTGGAATCGATAG
- a CDS encoding type II secretion system protein GspG, whose translation MSMRGNSHSKILSVITAIYKKKVMKSDFRTGSLAGLTDFVPSEKNSAGNFRRYSIHFSDRMPSEILMDSQGSEQPAVPPSPLLKKNSSTGFTLVEMLVVLVIIMVLVGITVPVVSSIQTNAKSGVTAAQISQLGLALRQFESDFGFFPPDSYTTADTMISLASIEIPRDDDLNTDTKCLVFFLGSRFKFNSTSFNEIFGPYIEFKRSQIEGSGADFASDTATLSIEGVNGTREVFQYKDPFGSDYSYVSSSPSHNIASFDIYSFGPDKVDDSGNSASDDITNW comes from the coding sequence ATGAGTATGCGGGGAAACTCGCATAGTAAAATTCTCTCCGTCATTACAGCAATTTATAAAAAAAAGGTGATGAAATCAGATTTTAGAACAGGATCTCTGGCGGGTTTAACGGACTTTGTACCATCAGAAAAAAATTCTGCCGGAAATTTCCGTAGGTATTCGATACACTTTAGTGACAGGATGCCGAGTGAGATACTAATGGACTCGCAGGGTTCTGAACAACCTGCCGTACCTCCCTCCCCCCTGTTAAAAAAGAACTCTTCAACCGGGTTTACGCTCGTAGAGATGTTAGTTGTTCTCGTAATCATCATGGTTCTTGTTGGAATTACCGTACCTGTTGTAAGTTCTATCCAGACCAACGCAAAGAGTGGCGTTACCGCTGCTCAGATAAGCCAGCTGGGGCTTGCACTCAGGCAATTTGAGAGTGACTTTGGTTTCTTTCCACCCGACAGCTACACAACAGCAGATACAATGATCTCTCTCGCCAGTATAGAGATACCTCGCGATGATGATCTCAATACAGACACAAAATGTCTTGTCTTTTTTCTCGGCAGCAGGTTTAAGTTCAATTCAACGAGTTTTAATGAGATATTCGGCCCCTATATAGAATTCAAGAGATCGCAGATTGAAGGATCGGGTGCTGATTTTGCCTCAGATACCGCAACGCTCAGTATAGAAGGAGTCAACGGAACGAGAGAGGTCTTCCAGTATAAAGATCCTTTTGGCAGTGATTACTCATACGTAAGCAGCTCTCCTTCTCACAATATCGCCTCGTTTGATATATATTCATTCGGGCCTGACAAGGTAGACGATTCAGGAAACAGTGCAAGTGATGACATTACAAACTGGTAA
- a CDS encoding type II secretion system F family protein, translating to MPTFKFKAIDKKGILVKDWIEALSNEEAIRKVGERGFFLTSIKETRGLRKNRTRNKEKKKPPTAFLLSRINPKEIDSFTRELSTLQEAGISIVESLIIIESELKKGLLKTILTHMIRDIQEGNNLSGAMQKHPKAFDKLYVNTIKAGEIGGALDIILDRLANYREKIRALKLKIISSITYPLAVVFVACAIISGIMIFIIPSFSKMFDELDISLPWITVMIISLSDFMISRWYVIFGFPVALFVLYKLIMKMKRCRLIKDRITLKLPVIGSIISKSVISKFVRTLSTLTSSGVPILQSLNNVKDVTANTALRNAIEYMHNKVREGEKIAKTLRDTKICKPTLVSMIEIGEQSGKLDMMLARAADNYDKEIDAAVTAMISLLEPLMVTFIGCAIGTIVLALFMPLIKLMSSMGSF from the coding sequence ATGCCAACTTTCAAATTTAAAGCGATAGACAAAAAAGGCATCCTGGTTAAAGATTGGATTGAAGCACTCTCAAACGAAGAGGCCATCAGAAAGGTTGGTGAGAGGGGGTTTTTTCTCACCAGTATAAAAGAAACCAGAGGCCTTCGCAAGAACAGAACCAGAAACAAAGAAAAGAAAAAACCCCCAACAGCATTCTTATTAAGCAGGATAAATCCAAAAGAAATAGATTCCTTTACACGAGAGTTATCAACACTTCAGGAAGCGGGAATATCAATTGTGGAAAGTTTGATTATTATTGAATCTGAGCTGAAAAAAGGATTATTAAAAACCATACTCACTCACATGATAAGAGATATCCAGGAAGGCAATAATCTGTCAGGTGCAATGCAGAAACACCCGAAAGCATTCGACAAGCTGTATGTAAATACGATAAAAGCCGGAGAGATCGGGGGTGCACTTGATATAATTCTTGACAGGCTGGCAAATTATCGGGAAAAAATCCGGGCACTCAAGCTGAAAATAATAAGCTCGATAACCTATCCACTGGCTGTTGTTTTCGTTGCCTGTGCAATAATATCAGGGATTATGATTTTCATAATCCCCAGTTTTTCAAAGATGTTTGATGAGCTTGACATCTCTCTTCCATGGATTACCGTGATGATTATCAGCTTGAGCGACTTTATGATCAGCCGATGGTATGTAATCTTTGGATTTCCTGTCGCTTTGTTTGTCTTATATAAGCTCATCATGAAAATGAAAAGATGCAGGCTGATAAAGGACAGGATAACACTCAAACTGCCTGTTATCGGTTCTATCATAAGCAAGTCTGTTATTTCCAAATTTGTCAGAACTCTTTCAACCCTGACATCAAGTGGTGTCCCTATTTTACAGTCTTTAAATAATGTTAAAGATGTTACGGCAAATACCGCACTCAGAAATGCAATAGAATATATGCATAATAAAGTCCGTGAAGGAGAAAAAATCGCAAAGACATTGCGGGATACAAAGATATGCAAGCCCACACTTGTCAGTATGATAGAAATAGGCGAACAATCTGGCAAGTTAGATATGATGCTTGCCAGGGCTGCCGACAATTATGATAAAGAAATTGATGCAGCAGTAACAGCTATGATAAGCCTGCTCGAACCACTTATGGTCACATTTATAGGCTGTGCGATCGGTACGATAGTCCTGGCCCTGTTCATGCCTCTTATAAAACTCATGAGCAGTATGGGTTCGTTTTAA